One Campylobacter concisus DNA segment encodes these proteins:
- the pckA gene encoding phosphoenolpyruvate carboxykinase (ATP), producing the protein MNKLDELGLKEIKKINHNLSYDELFELEKANNEGRVSSNGTFMVDTGIFTGRSPKDKYFVKQDPSQKYIAWGKINQPITKELFDKLLKKAKEQLSGKEIFIQDAFCGASKKSKKSVRFVTEVAWQAHFVKNMFIRPSEAELAKFEPDFVVYNACKTKNEDYKADGLHSEVFVIFNVEENVAVIGGTWYGGEMKKGIFSMMNYWLPLEGKLSMHCSANVGEKGDTALFFGLSGTGKTTLSTDPKRKLIGDDEHGWDDDGVFNFEGGCYAKCINLDPSSEPEIYAAIRRDALLENVVADENGVVDYKDGSKTENTRVSYPIYHIDNYEPSSSAGHPKNIIFLSADAFGVLPPVAKLTKEQAMYYFLSGYTAKVAGTERGITEPVATFSACFGEPFMPLHPTVYAKLLGEKIDKHGVNVYLVNTGWSGGAYGVGKRMSIKATRACINAILDGSITKCEFENFDKFNFAIPKELDGVETKLLNPINTWTHPAEYNISRDKLAKMFVENFKRYEDVKEGVEYAKAGPTA; encoded by the coding sequence ATAAATAAGCTAGACGAGCTAGGTCTAAAAGAGATCAAAAAGATAAATCACAATCTAAGCTACGACGAGCTTTTTGAGCTTGAAAAGGCAAATAACGAGGGCAGAGTCTCAAGTAATGGCACATTTATGGTCGATACTGGAATTTTTACAGGCAGAAGCCCAAAAGACAAGTATTTTGTCAAGCAAGATCCAAGTCAAAAATACATCGCTTGGGGCAAGATAAATCAGCCTATCACAAAAGAGCTATTTGATAAGCTTCTTAAAAAAGCAAAAGAGCAACTAAGTGGCAAGGAAATTTTCATACAAGACGCATTTTGTGGAGCTAGTAAAAAGAGCAAAAAATCAGTTCGTTTTGTCACTGAAGTAGCGTGGCAAGCGCACTTTGTAAAAAATATGTTCATCCGTCCAAGTGAAGCAGAGCTGGCTAAATTTGAGCCTGATTTTGTAGTATATAACGCCTGCAAGACAAAAAATGAGGACTACAAGGCTGATGGGCTGCACTCAGAAGTCTTTGTCATCTTTAACGTCGAGGAAAATGTCGCAGTGATCGGCGGCACATGGTATGGCGGCGAGATGAAAAAGGGTATTTTTTCTATGATGAACTACTGGTTGCCACTTGAGGGCAAACTAAGCATGCACTGCTCTGCAAACGTAGGCGAGAAGGGCGATACAGCGCTATTTTTCGGCCTATCTGGCACTGGTAAAACGACACTTTCAACCGATCCAAAACGCAAACTAATAGGCGATGACGAGCACGGTTGGGACGATGATGGCGTGTTTAACTTTGAGGGCGGCTGCTACGCAAAATGCATCAACCTTGATCCAAGCAGTGAGCCAGAAATTTACGCAGCGATCAGGCGTGACGCGCTACTTGAAAACGTCGTGGCTGACGAAAATGGCGTGGTTGATTATAAAGATGGCTCAAAGACCGAAAACACACGCGTGAGCTATCCGATCTATCACATCGACAACTACGAGCCAAGCTCAAGCGCTGGCCATCCAAAAAATATCATCTTTTTAAGCGCTGACGCTTTTGGCGTGCTTCCTCCAGTTGCAAAGCTAACAAAAGAGCAGGCGATGTATTATTTTTTAAGTGGCTACACAGCAAAAGTTGCTGGCACAGAGCGCGGTATCACCGAGCCAGTCGCTACTTTTAGCGCTTGCTTTGGCGAGCCATTTATGCCGCTTCACCCAACTGTCTATGCAAAATTGCTTGGCGAGAAGATCGATAAGCACGGTGTTAATGTCTATCTTGTAAATACAGGCTGGAGCGGTGGTGCTTACGGCGTTGGCAAGCGTATGAGCATAAAAGCAACACGTGCTTGCATAAATGCGATCTTAGACGGTAGCATCACAAAATGCGAATTTGAAAATTTTGATAAATTTAACTTCGCTATCCCAAAAGAGCTTGATGGTGTAGAGACAAAACTGCTAAATCCAATAAATACATGGACACACCCAGCTGAGTACAATATTTCACGCGACAAGCTCGCTAAAATGTTTGTTGAAAATTTCAAACGCTACGAAGATGTAAAAGAGGGCGTTGAGTACGCCAAAGCTGGCCCAACAGCATAA
- a CDS encoding aspartate/glutamate racemase family protein — translation MKTLGIIGGMGPLATADLYKKIIDITPATCDQEHLHIVIDSYAQIEDRTKFIMGEGESPLPKLIQSAKLLKNAGCEAMLMACNTAHYFAPSIEKEAGVKILHIAKVTIDALQKKYPHAKNIAVIATSGTKKAGVYDQILKERGLKSVDFSKETQDVIMECIYKGVKAGKLEEYVPVFYEVLSNIEADVYIAGCTEIPMFLPFISSEYKFIDATFELAKAGVEFGLEKRVF, via the coding sequence ATGAAGACATTAGGCATCATAGGCGGCATGGGACCACTTGCCACGGCTGATTTATACAAGAAGATCATCGATATAACCCCAGCAACTTGCGATCAAGAGCACCTACACATCGTTATCGACTCATACGCTCAGATAGAAGATAGGACAAAATTCATCATGGGCGAGGGAGAAAGTCCGCTTCCAAAGCTAATTCAAAGTGCCAAACTTTTAAAAAATGCAGGATGCGAGGCAATGCTAATGGCTTGTAACACAGCTCACTACTTTGCCCCAAGTATCGAAAAAGAGGCTGGAGTGAAAATTTTGCACATTGCAAAAGTTACCATAGATGCCTTGCAAAAGAAATATCCACACGCTAAAAATATCGCTGTCATCGCAACAAGTGGCACAAAAAAAGCTGGCGTTTATGATCAAATTTTAAAAGAGCGCGGGCTAAAGAGCGTCGATTTTAGCAAAGAGACGCAAGATGTCATCATGGAGTGCATCTACAAAGGCGTCAAAGCTGGCAAGCTAGAAGAGTATGTGCCAGTGTTTTATGAAGTGCTTTCTAACATTGAAGCTGACGTTTATATCGCAGGCTGCACCGAGATACCGATGTTTTTACCATTTATCAGCAGCGAGTATAAATTTATAGATGCGACATTTGAGCTAGCAAAAGCTGGCGTAGAATTTGGACTAGAAAAGAGAGTATTTTGA